In Quercus robur chromosome 11, dhQueRobu3.1, whole genome shotgun sequence, the following proteins share a genomic window:
- the LOC126707322 gene encoding auxin-responsive protein SAUR21-like, with translation MAIRLPHIINAKNILRRSNSSGKQVASTSIYVPKGNVAVYVGESEKRRFIIPISFLNQPSFLELLSKAEEEFGYDHPMGGLTIPCSEDIFIDFTSRLHEL, from the coding sequence ATGGCCATTCGTTTGCCTCATATCATAAATGCTAAGAACATTCTCCGGCGATCAAACTCATCTGGAAAGCAAGTTGCTTCAACATCTATATATGTTCCAAAAGGCAACGTTGCAGTATATGTTGGAGAGAGCGAAAAGAGGCGCTTCATAATTCCTATATCATTCTTGAACCAGCCTTCTTTTTTAGAATTGCTAAGTAAGGCTGAGGAAGAATTTGGGTATGATCATCCAATGGgtggtctcacaattccttgcAGTGAAGACATCTTCATTGATTTTACTTCTCGCTTACATGAATTGTGA
- the LOC126707317 gene encoding auxin-induced protein 15A-like translates to MAIRLPSIMHAQQILRRSNSFGKKDSSPSIDVPKGYIAIYVGESERRRFVIPITFLNQPSFQELLGKAEEEFGFDHPMGGLTIPCSEEIFFDLTSHLYEL, encoded by the coding sequence ATGGCCATTCGTTTGCCAAGTATTATGCATGCTCAGCAAATTCTCCGACGATCAAACTCATTTGGAAAGAAAGATTCTTCACCATCTATAGATGTTCCAAAAGGCTACATTGCTATATATGTTGGAGAGAGTGAAAGGAGGCGCTTTGTAATTCCTATAACATTTTTGaaccagccttcatttcaagaattgCTAGGTAAAGCTGAggaagaatttggatttgatCATCCAATGGGTGGTCTCACAATCCCCTGCAGCGAAGAGATCTTCTTTGATCTCACTTCTCACTTATATGAATTGTGA